One Paracidovorax avenae ATCC 19860 genomic region harbors:
- a CDS encoding DUF429 domain-containing protein, which produces MAAPALPPAPGPGPLLLGCDFSSSPSRRKPIVLAVGRERGGRVALSGLERFETLESFGRWLAAPGAWVGGFDLPFGLPRGLLEALGWPVDWAGSMAHYRSLTRPQIRETFAAFCAARPVGAKFAHRATDGPAGSSTSMKWVNPPVAYMLHAGLPLLIDAGVHLPGLQAGDPARVALEAYPGLLAREILGRRSYKSDEAAKQTTERFIARKDLIAGLESGATRLGLRLALTHAQRDALAGDASGDSLDAVLCLVQAAWAAQRHARGDPLYGLPAGLDPVEGWIVTAPFPGS; this is translated from the coding sequence AGCAGCCCGAGCCGGCGCAAGCCCATCGTGCTCGCGGTCGGCCGCGAACGCGGTGGCCGGGTGGCGCTGTCGGGGCTGGAGCGGTTCGAGACGCTGGAGTCCTTCGGTCGCTGGCTGGCAGCTCCCGGTGCCTGGGTGGGCGGCTTCGACCTGCCGTTCGGCCTGCCGCGCGGGCTGCTGGAGGCTCTTGGCTGGCCCGTGGACTGGGCCGGCAGCATGGCCCACTACCGCAGCCTCACCCGGCCGCAGATCCGCGAAACGTTCGCGGCTTTCTGCGCCGCGCGTCCCGTGGGCGCGAAGTTCGCCCACCGGGCCACTGACGGGCCGGCCGGCTCCAGCACCTCGATGAAATGGGTGAACCCGCCCGTGGCCTACATGCTGCACGCGGGGCTGCCGCTGCTGATCGACGCCGGTGTCCACCTGCCCGGGCTGCAGGCGGGCGATCCGGCGCGCGTGGCGCTGGAGGCCTATCCCGGCCTGCTGGCGCGCGAGATCCTCGGACGGCGCAGTTACAAGAGCGACGAGGCGGCGAAGCAGACCACCGAGCGCTTCATCGCCCGCAAGGACCTGATCGCGGGCCTGGAATCGGGCGCCACCCGCCTCGGCCTGCGGCTGGCGCTCACGCATGCGCAGCGGGACGCTCTGGCCGGCGACGCGAGCGGCGACAGCCTGGATGCCGTGCTGTGCCTCGTGCAGGCCGCCTGGGCGGCGCAGCGCCATGCCCGGGGCGACCCGCTCTACGGCCTGCCTGCAGGCCTGGACCCGGTCGAGGGATGGATCGTGACCGCGCCGTTTCCCGGCAGCTGA